A single Cannabis sativa cultivar Pink pepper isolate KNU-18-1 chromosome 7, ASM2916894v1, whole genome shotgun sequence DNA region contains:
- the LOC115697779 gene encoding probable beta-1,3-galactosyltransferase 14: MPSSPKFFHARQQNLSTRRSTTTLLLSTCLVIGIAGFLFGFVAILRPVNNCPHSEPKSVRVVWERDTSGGSNIDGFGGVLGSGDGKKRHKVMGFVGIQTGFGSVGRRRSLRMTWMPSDHQGLQRLEEATGLAFRFVIGKTNDKSKMSELKKEIATYDDFLLLDIEEEYSKLPYKTLAFFKAAYALYDSEFYVKADDDIYLRPDRLSLLLAKERSHSQTYLGCMKKGPVFTDPKLKWYEPLAHLLGKEYFLHAYGPIYALSADVVSSLVALRNNSFRMFSNEDVTIGAWMLAMNVNHENNQALCSRDCTSTSIAVWDIPKCSGLCNPEAKLLELHGDESCTKTPTMEAEEE; this comes from the exons ATGCCTTCTTCCCCGAAATTCTTCCACGCTCGTCAACAGAACCTTTCAACTCGCAGATCCACCACTACTCTCTTACTTTCCACTTGCTTAGTCATCGGGATCGCCGGATTTCTCTTCGGATTCGTCGCAATTCTCAGGCCGGTTAATAATTGCCCCCATTCTGAACCCAAATCGGTTCGAGTTGTTTGGGAGAGAGATACTAGTGGTGGTAGTAACATTGATGGATTTGGTGGTGTTTTGGGTTCTGGGGATGGGAAGAAACGACATAAAGTTATGGGCTTTGTGGGGATTCAAACTGGTTTTGGATCGGTTGGTAGGAGACGATCTTTGAGGATGACTTGGATGCCGTCTGATCATCAAGGCCTTCAACG ATTAGAAGAAGCCACCGGTCTTGCTTTCAGGTTTGTCATTGGTAAAACCAATGATAAATCAAAGATGTCTGAACTGAAGAAGGAGATTGCTACTTATGACGATTTTTTGCTATTGGATATTGAAGAGGAGTATAGTAAGCTTCCATACAAAAC GTTGGCATTCTTTAAAGCTGCCTATGCCCTATATGATTCCGAGTTTTATGTTAAAGCCGATGATGACATATATTTAAGGCCAG ATCGCCTTTCACTGCTTCTTGCTAAAGAACGCTCTCACTCGCAGACATACCTTGGATGCATGAAGAAAGGCCCGGTCTTTACTGATCCAAAGCTGAAAtg GTATGAACCGCTAGCCCATTTGCTCGGGAAGGAGTACTTTCTTCATGCTTATGGTCCAATATATGCTCTTTCTGCTGATGTTGTTTCAAGCTTGGTTGCTCTTAGAAATAACAG TTTTCGCATGTTTAGCAATGAAGATGTTACAATTGGTGCATGGATGCTTGCAATGAATGTCAACCACGAAAACAATCAAGCACTCTGCTCACGAGATTGTACATCGACATCTATTGCCGTGTGGGATATTCCCAAATGTTCGG GGCTATGTAATCCCGAAGCGAAACTATTGGAACTTCATGGAGACGAGAGCTGCACGAAGACTCCTACCATGGAAGCCGAAGAAGagtag
- the LOC115697256 gene encoding multiple organellar RNA editing factor 8, chloroplastic/mitochondrial — protein MATTTVSRSLPKTLTLASFISRSISTSSSISTVHSRSSLSLLHRLRPLAGAFLTHHNVSLPSSNLRCFSSNTTSSSLKDPNPNWSNRPPKETILLDGCDFEHWLVVMEPPEGDPTRDDIIDSYIKTLAMVVGSEEEARMKIYSVSTRCYFAFGALVSEELSYKLKELPKVRWVLPDSYLDVKNKDYGGEPFINGQAVPYDPKYHEEWIRNNARANERNRRNDRPRNFDRSRNFERRRENVQSRDFQRGPPPPNAGPNMGPPPPNMGPPSPNMGPPPPNRGPPPPHMGPPPPHMGSPPPPNMGPPPPNMGGYPPNNMGQGYPPNPPNNMGGYPPNNMGPPNNYGGGMPPPPPPPNNNWGGMPPNNYGGSPPNHNNSGPPPNMGGMQHQGNNSGWSGNVPNADNQNSYTPGRDMGNVPGRNYSS, from the exons ATGGCTACAACCACTGTATCACGTTCTCTTCCCAAAACCCTAACCCTAGCCTCTTTCATTTCCCGCTCCATATCAACTTCATCCTCCATTTCCACAGTCCACTCTCGCTCCTCCCTCTCTCTCCTCCACCGACTCCGCCCTCTCGCCGGAGCATTCCTAACCCACCACAACGTTTCTCTCCCCTCCTCCAATCTCCGATGTTTCTCATCCAATACGACGTCGTCTTCTCTCAAGGATCCTAACCCTAACTGGTCTAATCGACCCCCGAAGGAGACGATTCTTCTCGATGGGTGTGATTTTGAGCACTGGCTTGTTGTTATGGAACCCCCTGAAGGTGATCCTACCAGAGATGATATCATTGATAGTTATATTAAAACCCTAGCTATGGTCGTTGGCAG TGAGGAAGAAGCAAGAATGAAGATATACTCAGTTTCTACTAGATGCTATTTTGCTTTTGGGGCTCTTGTGTCTGAAGAACTTTCTTACAAACTCAAGG AATTGCCTAAAGTGCGTTGGGTCCTACCTGATTCGTACTTGGATGTGAAGAACAAGGATTATGGAG GGGAACCTTTTATTAACGGCCAAGCGGTTCCATATGACCCCAAGTACCATGAGGAATGGATAAGGAACAATGCTAGAGCAAATGAGAGAAATAGGCGTAATGACAGACCTCGTAATTTTGATAGATCAAGGAACTTTGAGAGGAGACGGGAAAATGTGCAAAGCCGAGATTTTCAGAGGGGACCACCTCCTCCCAATGCTGGGCCAAACATGGGTCCACCACCGCCCAACATGGGTCCACCTTCCCCCAACATGGGGCCTCCACCACCCAACAGAGGTCCACCACCTCCTCACATGGGCCCACCACCACCTCACATGGGCTCGCCACCACCACCCAACATGGGTCCGCCACCTCCCAACATGGGCGGTTATCCTCCCAACAACATGGGCCAAGGTTATCCCCCTAATCCCCCCAACAACATGGGAGGATACCCCCCGAACAACATGGGTCCACCCAATAACTACGGTGGTGGAatgccaccaccaccaccaccaccaaacAACAACTGGGGTGGCATGCCACCGAATAACTACGGAGGATCTCCACCCAACCATAACAACAGCGGTCCACCACCGAACATGGGAGGAATGCAGCATCAGGGTAATAACAGTGGATGGTCTGGTAATGTACCTAATGCAGACAATCAGAACAGCTACACACCTGGCCGAGACATGGGAAATGTGCCTGGTAGGAACTATtcatcttaa
- the LOC115697105 gene encoding ABC transporter G family member 10, with the protein MELPTKNPVFVTRKPASYSIQTRNLSYKLRTLFDDMKWDCFGFNTKTLPKLILKSINCEAKGGELTAIAGPSGAGKTTLLEALAGKISANEISGEVLVNDKPMEIKSFKRISAFVKQVDTLFPLLTVEETLMYSALLRRSSNRKEAADRVRELLSELGLEHVAASMISGGSNNAISGGERRRVSIGVELVHDPAVIFIDEPTSGLDSASAFHVMSLLKSMVVNQGKTVILTIHQPGFRILELIDQIILLSNGNLAHNGTLNHLEERLNRKVPKHVNVLEFAIDDVESLVTTTQTSEESRNRLKSNKGRDKEEEESLTYTNSQIEEVVILGQRFCRNIFRTKQLFTTRVVQALVAGLILGTIFLNVGTKQGKIVLQTETGFFAFSLTFLLSSSTEGLPIFLNERRILMSETERGAYRVSSYVMSNFLIFLPFLLMVGFLFATPVYFLVGLRRELDGFLYFSLVVWMVLLMSNSFVACFSALVPNFIMGNSFIAGLMGSFFLFSGYFISKDRLPNYWIFMHYLSLFKYPFECFLINEYGNERGSNERCLDFDDGKSCSLYGDGFLRQQGLNESQKWSNLAVMLGFIVGYRVLCFLILWYRCYRTRN; encoded by the coding sequence ATGGAATTACCAACTAAAAACCCAGTTTTTGTTACCCGAAAACCAGCTTCATATTCAATACAAACTcgaaacctttcatacaaaTTGAGAACCCTTTTTGATGACATGAAATGGGATTGTTTTGGTTTCAATACAAAAACACTTCCAAAGTTGATTTTGAAGAGCATAAATTGTGAAGCAAAAGGAGGAGAACTTACTGCGATTGCAGGTCCAAGTGGGGCGGGGAAAACCACGCTGCTCGAGGCTCTAGCTGGAAAGATTTCGGCTAATGAAATCTCTGGTGAAGTTCTTGTTAATGACAAACCTATGGAGATTAAAAGTTTCAAGAGAATATCAGCATTTGTTAAACAAGTCGATACATTATTCCCTTTACTTACAGTTGAAGAAACACTCATGTATAGCGCTCTTTTAAGGCGATCTAGTAACCGAAAAGAGGCTGCAGATAGAGTTAGAGAGCTGTTGAGTGAGTTGGGGTTAGAACATGTTGCAGCCTCAATGATTTCTGGTGGTTCAAACAATGCCATTTCAGGTGGCGAAAGGAGGAGAGTTTCGATTGGTGTTGAACTAGTTCATGACCCTGCTGTGATTTTCATTGATGAACCAACTTCTGGTTTGGATTCTGCCTCAGCTTTTCACGTCATGTCATTGCTCAAATCAATGGTGGTTAATCAAGGTAAGACAGTTATTCTAACAATTCATCAACCTGGTTTTCGAATACTCGAGCTCATTGATCAAATCATCCTTCTCTCAAATGGGAATTTAGCTCATAATGGAACACTCAATCATCTTGAAGAAAGACTTAACCGAAAAGTTCCTAAACATGTCAATGTACTAGAATTCGCGATTGATGATGTTGAGAGCTTAGTTACCACAACACAAACTTCAGAAGAGTCCAGAAATCGGCTTAAATCTAACAAAGGTCGCgacaaggaagaagaagagtcaCTTACCTACACGAATTCACAAATCGAAGAAGTTGTAATACTAGGACAAAGATTCTGCAGAAACATTTTCAGAACAAAACAACTTTTCACTACAAGAGTTGTTCAAGCTTTAGTAGCTGGTTTAATACTTGGAACTATATTCTTAAATGTTGGAACTAAACAAGGAAAGATTGTTCTACAAACCGAAACAGGCTTTTTCGCCTTTAGTCTAACATTCTTGTTATCTTCATCGACAGAAGGATTACCAATCTTCTTAAACGAGAGAAGAATCTTAATGAGTGAAACAGAAAGAGGTGCTTATAGAGTTTCTTCCTATGTCATGTCAAATTTCTTGATCTTTCTTCCTTTTCTACTAATGGTAGGCTTTCTTTTCGCCACACCAGTCTACTTTCTCGTCGGGTTAAGAAGAGAACTTGACGGTTTTCTCTACTTTTCACTTGTGGTTTGGATGGTTTTGTTGATGTCAAACTCATTTGTAGCATGTTTTAGTGCTTTAGTACCAAATTTCATCATGGGAAACTCATTCATTGCAGGCTTAATGGGATCTTTCTTTCTGTTTTCGGGGTACTTTATATCGAAAGATAGGTTGCCTAACTATTGGATTTTCATGCACTATTTGAGTCTTTTCAAGTACCCTTTTGAGTGTTTCTTGATAAATGAGTATGGAAATGAGAGAGGGAGTAATGAAAGGTGTTTAGATTTTGATGATGGAAAAAGTTGCAGTCTTTATGGAGATGGATTCTTGAGACAACAAGGTTTGAATGAGTCTCAAAAATGGAGTAATCTAGCTGTGATGTTGGGTTTCATTGTTGGTTATAGAGTTCTTTGTTTTTTGATTTTGTGGTATAGATGCTATAGAACTAGaaactag
- the LOC115698102 gene encoding cold-responsive protein kinase 1, with amino-acid sequence MSCCSFFSRRKEDSSVRRIVEIDEVLSSLHNVRLYSYKELRMATENFSSGNKIGQGGFGSVYKARLKDGTMAALKVLSAESSQGVKEFLTEINVIANIEHENLVKLHGCCVEENQRILVYGYLENNSLEQTLIGGSRSSIQFDWQTRRRICIDVARGLAFLHEEVQPHIIHRDIKASNVLLDKGLRAKISDFGLAKLIPANLTHISTRVAGTVGYLAPEYAIRGQVTRKADIYSFGVLLLEIVSGRSNTNKRLPAKEQYLLERAWRLYESGELEELVDSSLNDDLELEEAKKFLKIALLCTQDMPKLRPLMSTVVEMLTGQLEVNKKEISKPGLLSEFMDMKGQKNKVINSKDMSSIGTTNSGSSSVATMTFTSILDRSN; translated from the exons ATGAGTTGTTGTTCTTTCTTCAGTAGAAGAAAGGAAGATTCCTCAGTTAGGCGAATAGTTGAAATTGATGAAG TTTTGTCAAGCCTCCACAATGTTAGATTGTACAGTTACAAGGAATTGCGAATGGCAACTGAAAATTTCAGTTCCGGGAATAAAATTGGTCAGGGCGGTTTCGGTTCTGTCTACAAG GCAAGATTGAAGGACGGGACCATGGCAGCTTTAAAGGTATTGTCAGCCGAATCAAGCCAAGGTGTGAAGGAATTTTTGACAGAAATCAATGTGATCGCGAATATAGAACACGAAAACCTTGTTAAGCTACATGGTTGTTGTGTTGAGGAAAATCAGAGAATTTTAGTCTATGGATATCTCGAAAATAACAGCCTTGAACAAACACTTATAG gtggAAGTAGAAGCAGCATTCAATTTGATTGGCAAACACGGCGTAGAATTTGCATTGACGTGGCACGGGGGCTAGCTTTCCTACACGAGGAGGTCCAACCGCATATAATTCACAGAGACATCAAAGCTAGCAATGTCCTACTTGACAAGGGTCTTAGGGCAAAGATATCAGACTTTGGCCTTGCAAAGCTCATCCCAGCAAATCTCACTCATATTAGTACTCGTGTGGCCGGAACAGT AGGTTACTTAGCACCCGAATATGCCATAAGAGGTCAGGTTACAAGGAAAGCAGACATATACAGTTTCGGTGTTTTGTTACTCGAAATTGTTAGTGGGAGATCCAACACGAACAAGCGGTTACCAGCCAAAGAACAGTATCTTCTCGAAAGG GCATGGAGATTGTACGAGAGCGGGGAGCTCGAGGAGTTGGTAGACTCGTCGTTGAACGATGATCTTGAGCTCGAGGAAGCTAAGAAATTTCTAAAGATTGCTCTTTTATGCACTCAAGACATGCCAAAACTCCGGCCACTAATGTCTACCGTTGTTGAAATGCTAACCGGGCAACTTGAAGTGAACAAAAAGGAAATATCTAAACCCGGGTTGCTATCCGAGTTCATGGACATGAAAGGTCAAAAGAATAAAGTCATCAACTCAAAAGACATGTCTTCCATAGGAACTACAAACTCAGGTTCTTCTTCAGTTGCTACAATGACTTTTACTTCTATACTTGACCGAAGCAATTAA